From Moraxella sp. K1664, one genomic window encodes:
- a CDS encoding TonB-dependent receptor, which produces MRHSHYFQWLSLPLLSVAVTQQLYAQPNESLPTVELEPVVITIDKSGMALANRITQMPHTTKVIYEEQIQEQATGSRQLADVMAQLIPSLGVSSGTTSNFGQTMHGRQVQFLLNGVPLTGSRDISRQLNSINPSQVARIEVLSGATSIYGSGATGGLINIVTKSDLEEEQFETRIGVHGSKLSSEGIGYQVGQSVAGVSENGNVLARLDVDYRTTGGAFDASGKRIAPEPAQTDKQDSKSLSVNTNVDWQLDDKQNINLALTHYNDKQDTDYAPDYGNRLAVLFGEKPSLNAIKGLSLSEQPKTTKSTFNINYHHDDLWGNTINTNAYYRREKGRFYPFVAPFSTAKALPILQSMNLPPATLDAYTKALQARAYGVLQSESKAEVLGARLALQRKFDLAQKPVLLSYGIDYEQEKNRQGATGYDLTTFMQSNGLVFKDTGNRYTYGPDTTLKTYGIFTNANIALTDDLKISAGVRHQRIDSKTDDFVPPSESLLADLLIQNKVPYQAGVVNSGKVKHHKTLFNLGANYQLTPNHSIFANFGQGYSLPDLQRVLRDVGAGFVVNSDNVEPITVNSYDAGWVGVFGGSRAKLTGFYNTSDKVTQFLKDYSVVVADTDERIYGAEFELNHKINDNWAVGGSIAYTRGQYKDASGQHRELGVFRISPTKATTFAQYTTPSEHKLRLQLLAIGGTDNAYQDSLVATTNQNVRKTPETRISGYVVADLLGEIKLPKGQLNFGVYNLMDADYKSVFSQAAKATYGELSSLSAQGRSYGISYTLNY; this is translated from the coding sequence ATGCGTCATTCCCACTATTTTCAATGGTTATCTTTGCCTTTACTAAGTGTGGCAGTAACTCAGCAGTTGTACGCTCAACCCAATGAATCATTACCAACGGTTGAATTAGAGCCTGTGGTTATTACCATTGATAAGAGCGGTATGGCACTTGCCAATCGTATCACGCAAATGCCCCATACCACCAAAGTTATTTATGAAGAGCAAATTCAAGAGCAAGCAACAGGCTCTCGACAGCTTGCCGATGTGATGGCACAGCTCATTCCAAGTTTGGGGGTAAGTAGTGGCACTACCAGTAACTTTGGGCAAACCATGCACGGTCGTCAAGTACAATTTTTGTTAAATGGTGTGCCTTTGACAGGTTCGCGAGACATCTCTAGACAGCTTAATAGTATCAACCCCAGTCAAGTGGCTAGAATTGAAGTTTTATCAGGAGCAACCAGTATTTATGGGTCTGGGGCAACAGGCGGTTTGATTAATATCGTTACTAAGTCTGATTTGGAAGAGGAGCAATTTGAAACCCGCATCGGTGTACATGGTAGTAAATTATCCAGTGAAGGCATTGGTTATCAGGTAGGTCAGAGTGTGGCAGGTGTCAGCGAAAATGGCAATGTCCTTGCACGACTTGATGTCGACTACCGCACCACAGGAGGGGCATTTGATGCTAGTGGTAAACGCATCGCTCCTGAGCCTGCCCAAACTGATAAGCAAGACAGCAAAAGCCTAAGTGTCAATACAAATGTTGATTGGCAACTTGACGACAAGCAAAATATCAATCTAGCATTGACGCATTATAACGACAAACAAGATACCGATTATGCACCTGATTATGGTAATCGCCTTGCGGTGTTGTTTGGAGAAAAGCCTTCATTAAATGCCATCAAAGGCTTATCATTATCAGAACAGCCAAAAACCACCAAAAGCACCTTTAATATCAACTATCATCATGATGATTTGTGGGGTAACACCATCAATACCAATGCTTATTATCGCAGAGAGAAAGGCAGATTTTATCCCTTTGTTGCCCCGTTTTCGACCGCCAAAGCCCTGCCTATTTTACAAAGCATGAATTTGCCACCAGCCACTTTGGATGCTTATACCAAGGCTCTACAAGCTCGCGCCTATGGGGTGTTACAATCTGAATCTAAGGCAGAGGTACTAGGAGCAAGACTGGCTTTGCAAAGAAAATTTGACCTTGCTCAAAAACCTGTACTACTTAGTTATGGTATCGATTATGAACAAGAAAAAAACCGTCAAGGGGCGACAGGCTATGATTTGACTACCTTTATGCAAAGCAATGGCTTAGTATTTAAAGACACTGGCAACCGTTATACTTATGGGCCTGACACCACCTTAAAAACCTATGGCATATTTACCAATGCCAATATTGCGTTAACAGATGATTTAAAAATATCAGCAGGCGTGCGACATCAACGTATAGACAGCAAAACAGACGATTTTGTGCCACCCAGTGAGTCGCTATTGGCTGATTTATTAATCCAAAACAAAGTGCCGTATCAAGCAGGGGTTGTCAATTCTGGCAAAGTAAAGCATCACAAAACTTTGTTTAATCTTGGGGCAAATTATCAATTAACGCCAAATCACAGTATTTTTGCCAACTTTGGGCAGGGATATAGTTTGCCTGACCTGCAAAGGGTGCTACGAGATGTTGGGGCAGGTTTTGTGGTTAATTCTGATAATGTCGAGCCAATCACGGTCAATAGTTATGATGCAGGGTGGGTAGGAGTATTTGGCGGTAGCCGTGCCAAGTTGACAGGTTTTTATAATACATCAGATAAAGTAACCCAGTTTTTAAAAGATTATAGCGTGGTGGTTGCTGATACTGATGAGCGTATTTATGGGGCGGAGTTTGAATTAAATCACAAGATTAATGATAACTGGGCTGTCGGTGGTAGCATTGCCTATACACGAGGTCAATACAAAGATGCAAGTGGTCAGCACAGAGAGCTTGGAGTGTTTCGTATCAGTCCTACCAAAGCCACCACTTTTGCTCAATACACCACACCAAGTGAACATAAATTACGCTTACAACTGCTTGCTATTGGAGGTACAGACAATGCCTATCAAGACAGCTTGGTTGCTACAACCAATCAAAACGTCCGCAAAACCCCAGAGACTAGAATTTCAGGCTATGTTGTGGCGGATTTATTGGGTGAGATAAAACTGCCCAAGGGTCAGCTAAATTTTGGGGTTTATAATTTGATGGATGCCGATTATAAGAGCGTATTTAGTCAAGCTGCCAAAGCAACTTATGGTGAATTATCCAGCTTGTCTGCACAGGGGAGAAGTTATGGGATAAGTTATACCTTAAATTATTGA
- a CDS encoding hemerythrin domain-containing protein has protein sequence MKRHPTLQPLSRQHHLGLVIANKAKSVTDDDKLTHHQALVEYLTTTIPTHFEIERTRLADVILTKLSDDKAVKLAKQMLDEHEYIESLLVNTDPSVDDVKELANALYDHIRFEERELFPIAETVLSDDELFAIYEASDENVK, from the coding sequence ATGAAACGACACCCCACCTTACAGCCCCTATCTCGCCAGCACCATTTGGGCTTGGTCATCGCCAACAAAGCCAAATCCGTCACCGATGATGACAAACTTACCCACCATCAAGCCTTAGTGGAGTATCTGACCACTACCATTCCCACGCATTTTGAGATTGAGCGAACACGCCTTGCCGATGTTATTTTGACAAAATTATCCGATGACAAAGCGGTTAAATTGGCAAAGCAAATGCTTGATGAGCATGAATACATTGAGAGCCTACTTGTCAATACCGACCCAAGCGTCGACGATGTCAAGGAGCTTGCAAATGCTCTGTATGACCATATCCGCTTTGAAGAGCGAGAGCTTTTTCCCATTGCTGAGACGGTGCTAAGCGATGATGAGCTTTTTGCCATTTATGAGGCGAGTGATGAGAATGTAAAATGA
- a CDS encoding glutamine--tRNA ligase/YqeY domain fusion protein yields MTDLPEKNDFIRQIIRDDLASGKHDSILTRFPPEPNGYLHIGHVKSICLNFGVAQEFNGACNLRFDDTNPTAEKQDYVDSIKADVEWLGFDWAGDVRYASHYFDKLHEWAVQLIKQGDAYVDFQTPDEIREHRGGFGKPSVESPQRNASIDENLSRFDDMKNGKYKEGEAVLRAKIDMNHTNINMRDPVIYRIMHANHHQTGDTWCIYPMYDYAHPLSDAHEGITHSICTLEFEDHRPFYDWLVEKVGFDVPPRQYEFSRLNIDHTLTSKRKLKRLVDMGVVSGWDDPRMPTIAGMRRRGYPAEGLRDFCERIGVSKADGVVDFRQLEFSIRNVLENTASRGMAVLNPLKVTIANFDEAVADFENLKKDTVKARLDNGVLWLTQPKHPQADNGEREIPFTKTIYIDKADFEITPPDGYKRLSPENPEIRLRNSYVLKVEEHITDANGDVVELIATIDPKTLGNNPEGRKVKGVIHWVSASHGMPATVRLYEHLLLEDDEISDEHFASIKTANPDADDDALWVLTHVNPNSIKVVNAIVEPSLAQAQGDDKFQFERESYFVADSVEHSTDKPVFNQIVGLKDGFK; encoded by the coding sequence ATGACCGATTTACCTGAAAAAAACGACTTTATCCGCCAAATCATCCGTGATGACCTAGCAAGCGGTAAACATGACAGCATTTTGACCCGTTTTCCTCCTGAACCAAACGGCTATTTGCACATCGGACACGTCAAATCCATTTGCCTAAATTTTGGCGTGGCACAGGAGTTTAATGGGGCATGTAACCTACGCTTTGACGATACCAACCCCACCGCCGAAAAGCAGGATTATGTGGACAGCATTAAGGCGGACGTGGAATGGCTTGGCTTTGACTGGGCAGGGGACGTGCGTTATGCGTCGCATTATTTTGACAAATTGCACGAGTGGGCGGTACAGCTTATCAAGCAAGGCGATGCCTATGTGGACTTTCAAACGCCTGATGAGATTCGTGAACACCGTGGCGGTTTTGGTAAGCCGTCCGTTGAGTCGCCACAACGTAACGCCAGCATCGATGAAAATTTGTCCCGTTTTGACGACATGAAAAACGGTAAATACAAAGAAGGCGAGGCGGTACTGCGTGCCAAAATTGACATGAATCACACTAACATAAACATGAGAGACCCTGTCATCTATCGTATCATGCACGCAAACCACCATCAAACAGGTGATACATGGTGCATTTATCCCATGTATGACTACGCTCACCCCTTGTCAGATGCCCATGAGGGAATTACGCATTCTATCTGTACGCTTGAATTTGAAGACCATCGCCCTTTTTATGATTGGCTGGTAGAAAAAGTGGGCTTTGACGTACCACCCCGTCAATACGAATTTAGCCGTTTAAACATTGACCACACATTGACATCTAAGCGTAAACTAAAACGCCTTGTGGACATGGGCGTGGTATCAGGCTGGGACGACCCACGAATGCCGACCATTGCAGGCATGAGAAGACGTGGCTACCCTGCCGAGGGCTTGCGGGACTTTTGTGAACGCATTGGCGTGTCTAAGGCGGACGGCGTGGTGGATTTTCGCCAGTTGGAATTTAGTATCAGAAACGTGCTAGAAAATACCGCCAGTCGTGGTATGGCGGTGCTAAACCCCTTAAAAGTTACGATTGCCAACTTTGATGAAGCGGTTGCCGATTTTGAAAATCTAAAAAAAGACACCGTCAAGGCTCGCCTAGATAATGGCGTGCTTTGGCTCACCCAACCCAAGCACCCACAGGCGGATAATGGCGAGCGTGAGATTCCCTTTACCAAAACCATTTATATTGATAAAGCCGACTTTGAAATCACGCCCCCAGACGGCTACAAACGCCTATCGCCAGAGAACCCCGAGATTCGCCTGCGTAACAGCTATGTGCTAAAAGTAGAAGAGCATATCACGGACGCTAATGGCGATGTGGTGGAGCTTATCGCCACCATTGACCCAAAAACGCTGGGCAACAACCCCGAAGGACGTAAAGTCAAAGGCGTGATTCATTGGGTGTCGGCAAGTCATGGCATGCCTGCCACCGTGCGACTGTATGAGCATTTGCTCCTTGAAGATGATGAGATATCAGATGAACATTTTGCCAGCATTAAAACAGCAAATCCAGATGCTGATGATGACGCATTATGGGTACTCACCCATGTCAATCCCAATTCCATCAAGGTTGTCAATGCCATTGTAGAGCCGTCATTGGCACAGGCACAAGGTGATGACAAGTTCCAATTTGAACGTGAAAGCTACTTTGTGGCGGACAGCGTGGAGCATAGCACCGATAAACCTGTGTTTAATCAGATTGTGGGATTAAAAGATGGGTTTAAATAA
- a CDS encoding peptidylprolyl isomerase, which produces MDMPVVEFDTTHGAIVIELNAEKAPVTVANFLDYVESGHYDGTIFHRVIDGFMIQGGGMDSDMNEKRTGTPIKNEADNGLKNDIGTIAMARTSDPHSATAQFFINVKNNDFLNYSSPTPQGWGYAVFGKVTDGMDVVNQIKGVPTGRYGYHSDVPTTPIVINSAKVISK; this is translated from the coding sequence ATGGATATGCCTGTTGTAGAGTTTGACACCACACACGGTGCGATTGTCATTGAACTAAACGCCGAAAAAGCCCCTGTTACGGTGGCAAACTTCCTTGACTATGTCGAAAGCGGTCATTATGACGGCACGATTTTTCATCGTGTGATTGACGGCTTTATGATTCAAGGCGGTGGTATGGACAGCGACATGAACGAAAAACGCACCGGCACGCCAATCAAAAACGAAGCCGACAACGGTCTAAAAAATGACATCGGCACCATCGCCATGGCTCGTACATCTGACCCACATTCAGCGACTGCTCAATTTTTTATTAATGTCAAAAACAACGACTTTTTGAATTACAGCAGTCCCACACCACAAGGCTGGGGCTATGCGGTATTTGGTAAAGTAACGGACGGCATGGACGTGGTAAACCAAATCAAAGGCGTACCAACGGGGCGTTATGGCTATCACTCAGACGTGCCAACCACACCGATTGTCATTAACTCTGCCAAAGTGATTTCTAAATAA